A part of Tessaracoccus timonensis genomic DNA contains:
- a CDS encoding dihydroorotate dehydrogenase (quinone): MRTSTHLLRDGYRLLRPLLRRWDAERVQEAVVNALGALGARRSAVESNPVTVAGIQFPNRVGLASGIDRDGIAARAWAHLGLGYAELGTVTAEPHTAGGTHALGFHNAGAEALAMRLRGYGIERGNRAAGIPFGVSIACSQAVTWSHAVDDLVRALQMAAPVADYVALTLADPGAHRPTPSLDNGDLEGVLNALVREAEELDDLPIFVSVPSDVDATRLDELLRIISGAGGAGIIAGSPGERNTERGVRFVDDVARSVELPVVGVGGILTPRDAARMFDAGAQLVQLSTGLAVEGPALVRGIHEWGAR, encoded by the coding sequence ATGCGTACCAGCACCCACCTGCTGCGCGACGGTTACCGGTTGCTTCGCCCACTGCTGCGGCGGTGGGATGCGGAGCGTGTGCAGGAGGCCGTCGTCAACGCACTCGGGGCGCTGGGCGCGCGGCGCAGCGCGGTCGAATCCAACCCTGTCACGGTGGCGGGTATCCAATTCCCGAATCGCGTCGGGCTGGCATCGGGCATCGATCGCGACGGCATCGCTGCCCGCGCCTGGGCCCATCTCGGGCTCGGCTATGCGGAGCTCGGCACCGTCACTGCCGAGCCGCACACAGCTGGAGGCACGCACGCACTCGGCTTTCACAATGCCGGGGCCGAAGCTCTCGCCATGCGCCTTCGCGGGTACGGCATTGAGCGAGGGAACCGGGCGGCGGGAATCCCGTTCGGCGTGTCGATCGCGTGCAGCCAGGCGGTGACATGGTCGCACGCTGTCGACGACCTCGTCCGCGCTCTGCAGATGGCCGCTCCGGTTGCGGACTACGTCGCGCTCACGCTGGCTGATCCAGGAGCGCACCGGCCAACACCGTCGCTCGACAACGGTGATCTGGAGGGCGTTCTGAACGCGTTAGTCCGTGAGGCTGAGGAACTCGACGATCTCCCCATCTTCGTGAGCGTGCCGTCCGACGTGGACGCCACTCGACTCGATGAGTTGCTCCGCATCATTTCTGGGGCTGGTGGAGCAGGCATCATCGCCGGGTCTCCCGGTGAGCGGAACACTGAGCGTGGGGTGAGGTTCGTCGATGACGTTGCTCGCAGCGTCGAGTTGCCGGTCGTAGGAGTCGGCGGCATCCTCACACCGCGTGACGCCGCCCGCATGTTCGACGCCGGTGCCCAGCTCGTCCAGCTTTCCACGGGCCTCGCAGTCGAAGGCCCAGCCCTCGTGCGTGGCATCCATGAGTGGGGAGCTCGGTGA
- the mihF gene encoding integration host factor, actinobacterial type: protein MAIPKLSSEQLAAARASATEARRVRAELKEQVKKQELSFTEALAKAKGDEVLSRIKVVDLLRAVPRVGITRATEILERADIAVNRRIRGLGHHQIDRLEQLLR from the coding sequence ATGGCGATTCCTAAGCTCAGCAGTGAGCAGCTCGCGGCTGCCCGCGCCTCGGCCACTGAAGCGCGCCGCGTCCGTGCGGAGCTCAAGGAGCAGGTCAAGAAGCAGGAACTCTCGTTTACCGAGGCACTCGCCAAAGCCAAGGGTGACGAGGTGCTCTCCCGTATCAAGGTGGTCGACTTGTTGCGAGCCGTGCCGCGCGTGGGCATCACCCGCGCCACTGAGATTCTTGAACGTGCGGACATCGCGGTGAACCGCCGAATTCGCGGGCTCGGCCATCATCAAATTGATCGTCTGGAGCAGCTGCTTCGCTGA
- the gmk gene encoding guanylate kinase produces MTPAQLWIISGPSAVGKGTVCARLRSLHDEPFYSVSCTTREPRPGEIPGESYHFVSDEQFDALISDDQLLEWATVHGTHRYGTPRVPVEEAIAAGRHVVLEIDLQGARQVKAHMPDAQLVFLEPPSWDELVRRLVGRGTEDEATRARRLDTAKLELACVEEADHRIVNASVEETVDHLVALLGL; encoded by the coding sequence ATGACCCCCGCTCAGCTCTGGATCATCTCCGGGCCTAGCGCGGTGGGCAAAGGCACCGTCTGCGCCCGCCTGCGTTCCCTTCACGATGAACCGTTCTATTCCGTATCGTGTACCACCCGTGAGCCCAGGCCTGGGGAAATCCCAGGCGAGAGCTATCACTTTGTCAGCGACGAGCAATTTGATGCACTTATCAGTGATGATCAACTGCTCGAGTGGGCAACCGTGCACGGCACGCACCGCTACGGAACCCCGCGCGTGCCTGTCGAAGAAGCCATCGCCGCCGGTCGACACGTCGTTTTAGAGATCGATCTGCAGGGGGCCAGGCAGGTCAAGGCACATATGCCTGATGCGCAGCTCGTGTTCCTAGAGCCACCGTCGTGGGATGAATTAGTGCGACGCCTCGTGGGGCGTGGCACGGAAGACGAGGCCACCCGCGCCCGTCGGCTCGACACCGCCAAGCTGGAACTCGCCTGCGTGGAGGAAGCGGATCACCGCATCGTCAACGCGTCGGTCGAGGAAACCGTCGATCATTTGGTAGCATTGCTTGGATTGTGA
- the rpoZ gene encoding DNA-directed RNA polymerase subunit omega, which produces MNTLEGITNPPVDELLEHVDSKYRLVLFAAKRARQINAYYSQLGEGLLENVGPLVSAAPEDKPLSIALREINEGLLQHSEFDPETEPAVVPADDLTSFDFVNPFDEGDAEQSTDADA; this is translated from the coding sequence TTGAACACCCTTGAAGGAATTACTAACCCGCCCGTTGACGAGCTGCTCGAGCACGTCGATTCCAAATACCGTCTCGTCCTGTTCGCCGCGAAGCGTGCACGTCAGATCAACGCGTACTACTCCCAGCTTGGCGAGGGGCTTCTGGAGAACGTGGGGCCGCTGGTGTCGGCCGCGCCAGAAGACAAGCCTCTCAGCATCGCGTTACGCGAAATCAATGAGGGTTTGCTGCAGCACAGCGAGTTCGACCCCGAAACAGAACCCGCAGTGGTGCCTGCCGATGATCTCACCTCGTTCGACTTTGTGAACCCCTTCGACGAAGGCGACGCCGAGCAGAGCACGGACGCGGACGCCTGA
- the metK gene encoding methionine adenosyltransferase, whose amino-acid sequence MSRLFTSESVTEGHPDKIADSISDAVLDALLTHDQSARVAVETLITTGLVVVAGEVTTQAYANVADIVRERVTEIGYNSSNVGFDGASCGVSVAIGSQSPDIAQGVDNAWEARLGDAEAYAKQGAGDQGLMFGYACNETATLMPQPIDIAHRLAERLAEVRKTEELPYLRPDGKTQVTVRYDDDGKPAGVDTVVVSTQHHPDADLESRIRPDIERLVIAPVLERYGYGTSAPRILVNPTGKFVIGGPMSDAGLTGRKIIVDTYGGMARHGGGAFSGKDPSKVDRSAAYALRWVAKNVVAAGLADKVEAQLAYAIGKAEPMGFYIDTFGTGAVPEAQIEQAVLDVFDLRPAAIIHDLDLLRPIYSDVCVYGHFGREIPAATWERTDRAEQLAAAVKG is encoded by the coding sequence ATGAGCCGTCTATTCACTTCCGAATCGGTGACGGAAGGTCACCCGGATAAAATCGCAGATTCCATTTCCGACGCCGTCCTCGACGCGCTCCTGACCCACGACCAAAGCGCACGGGTGGCCGTCGAGACACTCATCACCACTGGTTTGGTGGTGGTGGCGGGCGAAGTCACCACACAGGCCTACGCCAACGTCGCCGACATCGTGCGGGAACGCGTTACAGAAATTGGCTATAACTCTTCCAACGTCGGCTTCGACGGCGCCTCATGCGGCGTCTCAGTGGCCATCGGATCCCAGTCACCAGACATCGCCCAGGGCGTCGACAACGCGTGGGAAGCCCGACTGGGAGACGCTGAGGCGTACGCGAAACAAGGCGCTGGCGACCAGGGGCTGATGTTCGGGTACGCCTGCAACGAGACCGCGACGCTCATGCCGCAGCCCATCGACATCGCGCACCGCCTCGCAGAGCGCTTGGCAGAGGTGCGCAAGACGGAAGAGCTGCCCTACCTCCGTCCTGATGGCAAAACCCAGGTGACGGTGCGCTACGACGATGACGGCAAGCCTGCCGGCGTCGACACCGTCGTTGTCTCCACCCAGCACCACCCCGACGCCGACCTCGAATCGCGCATTCGTCCCGACATCGAGCGCCTCGTCATCGCCCCCGTGCTCGAGCGCTATGGCTACGGCACGTCTGCGCCGCGCATCCTCGTGAACCCCACCGGCAAGTTCGTGATTGGTGGGCCCATGAGCGATGCCGGACTCACCGGCCGCAAGATCATCGTCGACACCTATGGCGGCATGGCTCGCCACGGTGGAGGCGCCTTCTCCGGCAAGGACCCGTCGAAGGTCGACCGCTCTGCCGCCTACGCACTGCGTTGGGTGGCCAAGAATGTGGTCGCCGCTGGACTGGCAGACAAGGTTGAGGCGCAGCTCGCGTACGCGATCGGCAAGGCCGAACCCATGGGGTTCTACATCGACACCTTCGGCACGGGCGCCGTTCCCGAGGCGCAGATTGAGCAAGCCGTGCTCGACGTGTTCGACCTGCGGCCTGCCGCGATCATCCACGACTTGGACCTGCTGCGTCCCATCTACTCGGACGTGTGCGTCTACGGGCACTTCGGACGCGAGATTCCGGCGGCGACGTGGGAGCGCACCGATCGTGCCGAGCAGCTGGCGGCGGCGGTCAAGGGCTAG
- a CDS encoding primosomal protein N, whose product MSLPLVEAPGLTVARVAVDTPLAHLDRLFDYAIPPSLEDQVVPGCRVKVRFAGLLRDGWVVEVGESSAFDGELERVSKVVSSEPVLTAATHKLVRAVADHYAGVWWDVARLAIPPRHSTTEKAPQRAWPQPTLPDTASVLEQYPAGDGFLAALREGGAPRAHWQAAPVAAPGDAIDGAIEAAAACLESQRDVVIVVPTARALEDALPRLRDAFGTQAVAILSSDQGRGPRYRNYLALTRGEAHIVVGTRSAVFAPVQRPGLLIILDEGSDHHVEQRSPYFHARTVAILRASLERCALMLVGHARSVDAQALIERGWMHEIRLAPTELRRFVPQMRTISDEDRHRDPTAAKLRIPSTAFQFLRAQLPEGPVLVQVPMRGHSAALACERCRNLARCPQCESMLRARRANEPVCGMCGFRPVRWECRTCHATQLRTPLPGATRTAEELARAFPGVLSLNSSAERMRDEAPNEPAIVVATPGAEPRVSGGYSGLLILDADATLIRADVRAPEEAIRRWTNALALVRPPADNGRALIVGAHLHPAVQAMARCDAVGFAARELVERQDARLSPAVRMARVTGESDAVRAFLGNASWDGAEVLGPTEVGHEQWAALLRADMANGREFIAQVKSAAAIRSAKKQGGVLNYQVDPKVMA is encoded by the coding sequence ATGTCTCTCCCGCTGGTTGAGGCGCCGGGGCTGACGGTGGCGCGCGTCGCCGTCGACACTCCGTTGGCTCACCTCGACCGGCTCTTCGATTACGCCATCCCGCCTTCTCTCGAAGATCAGGTGGTGCCCGGTTGCCGAGTGAAGGTCCGCTTCGCTGGGCTGCTGCGCGACGGGTGGGTCGTCGAAGTGGGGGAGAGCAGCGCCTTCGACGGTGAACTCGAACGCGTATCGAAAGTAGTGTCCTCCGAACCCGTGCTGACGGCTGCGACGCACAAGCTCGTCCGGGCAGTGGCCGACCATTACGCGGGCGTGTGGTGGGATGTGGCCCGGCTCGCGATCCCTCCGAGGCATTCCACGACGGAGAAGGCGCCGCAGCGCGCCTGGCCGCAACCCACGCTGCCGGACACCGCGAGCGTTCTTGAGCAGTACCCTGCCGGCGACGGGTTCCTGGCAGCCCTCCGCGAGGGTGGGGCTCCGCGGGCACACTGGCAGGCGGCACCCGTCGCGGCGCCTGGGGATGCCATTGATGGAGCCATTGAGGCGGCCGCGGCGTGCCTCGAATCGCAGCGCGACGTCGTCATCGTGGTGCCGACTGCGCGCGCACTCGAAGATGCGCTGCCCCGGCTGCGGGATGCCTTCGGAACGCAAGCGGTGGCGATCCTCTCGTCGGATCAGGGACGCGGCCCGCGGTACCGCAACTACCTGGCACTCACCCGTGGTGAGGCCCACATCGTCGTCGGCACGCGCAGCGCCGTGTTCGCTCCCGTGCAGCGTCCTGGCCTGCTCATCATCCTGGACGAAGGCAGCGATCACCACGTCGAGCAACGCTCCCCGTATTTCCACGCCCGCACTGTCGCCATCCTGCGGGCGTCGCTCGAACGATGTGCGTTGATGCTCGTCGGACACGCCCGCTCGGTGGACGCGCAAGCACTCATCGAACGCGGCTGGATGCACGAGATCCGGCTCGCTCCCACCGAACTGCGTCGCTTCGTTCCGCAGATGCGCACCATCAGCGACGAGGACCGTCACCGCGATCCCACCGCGGCCAAGCTGCGCATCCCGTCCACCGCCTTTCAGTTCCTGCGCGCCCAGCTTCCTGAGGGGCCGGTGCTGGTGCAGGTGCCGATGCGCGGGCACTCTGCGGCACTGGCCTGCGAGCGCTGCCGAAACCTCGCTAGATGTCCTCAGTGCGAGTCCATGCTGCGGGCCCGCCGAGCCAACGAGCCTGTGTGCGGCATGTGTGGATTTCGCCCCGTCCGCTGGGAGTGTCGGACATGTCACGCGACGCAGCTGCGCACCCCGCTGCCGGGAGCGACGCGCACCGCAGAAGAGCTTGCCCGCGCCTTCCCTGGCGTGCTCTCACTCAATAGCTCTGCTGAGCGGATGCGTGACGAAGCGCCCAACGAGCCCGCGATCGTCGTCGCAACCCCCGGCGCCGAGCCACGCGTCAGCGGTGGATACTCCGGACTGCTCATCCTGGATGCCGACGCGACACTGATCCGGGCTGATGTGCGGGCTCCCGAGGAAGCTATCCGACGGTGGACCAACGCACTCGCTCTCGTGCGGCCCCCAGCGGATAACGGGCGGGCGTTGATCGTCGGAGCACATCTGCACCCGGCTGTCCAGGCGATGGCGCGCTGCGACGCCGTCGGATTCGCGGCTCGCGAGCTCGTGGAACGCCAGGACGCTCGGTTGTCGCCTGCGGTGAGGATGGCGCGTGTCACGGGAGAGTCCGACGCGGTGCGCGCCTTCCTCGGCAACGCGTCGTGGGACGGTGCGGAGGTGCTGGGCCCCACCGAAGTAGGCCACGAACAGTGGGCGGCCCTGCTGCGCGCTGATATGGCGAACGGGCGCGAGTTCATTGCCCAAGTGAAATCCGCTGCGGCGATTCGGTCGGCGAAGAAGCAGGGCGGGGTGCTGAATTATCAGGTCGACCCTAAGGTGATGGCATGA
- the fmt gene encoding methionyl-tRNA formyltransferase — protein sequence MRIVFAGTPDVAVPSLDALVQSSHEVVGVVTRPDAPAGRGRKLTPSPVAARAEELELPVLKPVHPRDEEFQTALRALEPDACAVVAYGALLPQSALDIPAEGWINLHFSVLPRWRGAAPVQRAVMAGDNETGTTCFRIVPALDAGPIFDVERHPMPEATAGELLAQLADSGAAQLVRVMDAIAQGAKPEEQPSDGTTVASKLTVDEARIDFHRPAEDVRNHVLGCSPDPGAWCMDGDARLKIFRARLAPDVEAEPGTLVVTKRQAFVGCGEGAVELLEVQASGKRRMAAIDWARGKGQGELR from the coding sequence ATGAGAATCGTATTTGCGGGAACCCCCGACGTTGCCGTGCCCTCGCTCGACGCGCTCGTGCAGTCGTCGCACGAGGTTGTTGGCGTCGTCACTCGCCCAGACGCGCCGGCCGGGCGCGGACGCAAGCTCACCCCTTCGCCGGTGGCTGCGCGCGCCGAGGAGCTCGAGCTTCCCGTGCTGAAGCCCGTTCACCCGCGCGACGAGGAGTTCCAGACGGCGCTGCGCGCGCTCGAGCCCGACGCGTGCGCGGTGGTGGCCTACGGTGCGCTGCTGCCGCAGTCGGCTCTCGATATTCCTGCTGAGGGCTGGATCAACCTGCACTTCTCAGTGCTCCCGCGCTGGCGAGGCGCCGCACCAGTCCAGCGCGCGGTCATGGCGGGTGACAATGAGACGGGCACCACTTGTTTTCGTATTGTCCCGGCACTGGATGCGGGGCCGATCTTCGACGTGGAACGCCACCCCATGCCTGAAGCGACGGCCGGTGAATTGCTGGCGCAGCTGGCTGACTCGGGCGCGGCACAGCTCGTGAGGGTCATGGATGCCATTGCCCAAGGCGCGAAGCCCGAGGAACAGCCAAGCGACGGGACCACCGTCGCATCGAAGCTCACGGTTGATGAGGCGCGGATCGACTTTCATCGTCCGGCAGAGGACGTGCGCAATCACGTGCTCGGCTGCTCGCCCGACCCGGGGGCGTGGTGCATGGACGGCGACGCCCGCTTGAAGATATTTCGTGCTCGGCTCGCCCCTGACGTGGAGGCTGAGCCCGGGACGTTGGTGGTGACGAAGCGCCAGGCCTTCGTCGGCTGTGGCGAGGGCGCCGTCGAGCTCCTCGAGGTGCAGGCCTCCGGCAAGCGACGTATGGCGGCCATCGACTGGGCGCGCGGCAAGGGCCAGGGCGAGCTTCGATGA
- a CDS encoding RsmB/NOP family class I SAM-dependent RNA methyltransferase has product MSRAIAFDVLRDVTANDAYANLALAKRLATAELSTRDAAFVTELVSGTCRFMGTYDVIIAMAGNRKLSSLQPAVVDVLRLGAHQLLSMRIPPHAAVGQTVELAKSRIGKRVGGVVNAILRKISARTLDEWTDLAAKGKDWAAAAALRGHHPEWVARALADVLPSGELEDALRANNLAPVPTLVVRPGLAEVDELDGTPCSYSPFGAVREGDPSDVPAVLEGRAGVQDEGSQLMALALTRAEAPSGPWLDMCAGPGGKAALLAGLARQRGTWLLASEAHEHRAQLVQRAVACYGDVPVTTADGTRPAWAPRSFARVMVDVPCSGLGALRRRPESRWRRTEQDVLELQPLQRALLNSGLESAMPGGVVAYVTCSPHRAETRAIVHDVLASFPDVDLLDAPNLLPEVPDCADGSFVQLWPHRHGTDAMFLALMRRR; this is encoded by the coding sequence ATGAGCCGCGCGATTGCGTTCGATGTTCTACGGGACGTGACCGCGAATGATGCGTACGCGAACCTTGCGCTCGCCAAACGGCTTGCCACCGCTGAACTCAGCACCAGGGACGCCGCCTTCGTCACCGAACTTGTGAGCGGCACGTGCCGTTTCATGGGCACGTACGACGTGATCATTGCGATGGCCGGTAACCGGAAGCTCAGCAGCCTGCAGCCGGCCGTCGTCGACGTGCTGCGGCTGGGAGCCCATCAGCTACTCAGTATGCGGATTCCTCCTCACGCTGCTGTCGGCCAGACGGTGGAACTCGCGAAGTCGAGGATTGGCAAACGCGTGGGTGGGGTAGTGAACGCTATTTTGCGCAAAATCTCCGCGCGCACGCTGGACGAGTGGACCGACCTGGCCGCCAAGGGCAAGGACTGGGCGGCAGCCGCGGCGCTTCGCGGGCATCACCCCGAGTGGGTGGCGAGGGCACTCGCAGACGTGCTGCCCAGCGGGGAACTCGAGGATGCGTTGCGCGCCAACAACCTCGCGCCGGTGCCGACGCTCGTCGTGCGGCCTGGACTGGCCGAGGTCGATGAACTCGACGGCACGCCATGCAGCTACTCGCCATTCGGCGCCGTGCGGGAAGGCGACCCGTCGGACGTTCCGGCTGTGCTTGAAGGGCGCGCCGGTGTGCAAGACGAGGGGTCACAGCTGATGGCCCTTGCCCTCACCCGTGCGGAGGCGCCGTCGGGGCCGTGGCTCGACATGTGCGCAGGCCCGGGCGGGAAGGCCGCGCTCCTGGCAGGGCTGGCGAGGCAGCGCGGTACGTGGCTGCTGGCTAGTGAGGCGCACGAGCACCGCGCCCAACTCGTCCAACGTGCCGTGGCGTGCTACGGCGACGTACCCGTCACGACGGCCGACGGAACCCGCCCGGCGTGGGCGCCACGAAGCTTCGCACGCGTCATGGTGGACGTGCCGTGCAGCGGATTGGGCGCGTTGCGCAGACGACCGGAATCACGCTGGCGCCGCACCGAGCAAGATGTGCTCGAATTGCAGCCCCTGCAGAGAGCGCTACTCAACAGTGGATTGGAATCGGCGATGCCCGGTGGTGTCGTCGCCTACGTGACGTGTTCCCCGCACCGTGCGGAAACCAGGGCCATCGTGCACGATGTACTGGCGAGCTTCCCCGACGTGGATCTGCTCGACGCCCCAAACCTATTGCCAGAGGTGCCCGACTGCGCGGACGGGTCGTTCGTGCAGTTGTGGCCGCACCGACACGGCACCGACGCCATGTTCCTCGCCCTCATGCGTCGCCGATAG
- the rpe gene encoding ribulose-phosphate 3-epimerase: MDLQITPSILNADLANLAAEVSRISHADMVHVDVMDGHFVPNLTFGLPVVESLLRHTELPIDMHLMIEAPDRWAPAYAEAGATSVTFHIEAAKAPVRLARELRRLGARSSAALNPATPVEMVEDMLDEVDMVLLMTVEPGFGGQKFLDMVLPKIRRLRKTIGDRDISIQVDGGVSVETIERCAEAGANVFVAGSAVYREDDCDAMIDQLRALATAKATV, translated from the coding sequence ATGGACCTCCAGATCACCCCGAGCATTCTGAACGCAGACCTCGCCAACCTCGCTGCCGAGGTGTCTCGCATCTCCCATGCGGACATGGTGCACGTCGACGTGATGGACGGGCATTTCGTCCCCAACCTCACATTTGGCCTGCCCGTGGTCGAATCGCTGCTGCGCCACACTGAGCTTCCCATCGATATGCACCTCATGATCGAGGCACCGGACCGTTGGGCGCCTGCCTACGCGGAGGCTGGGGCCACGTCGGTGACGTTCCACATCGAGGCCGCGAAGGCCCCGGTGCGCCTGGCGAGGGAGCTGCGCCGACTGGGGGCCCGCTCCTCGGCGGCGCTGAACCCGGCCACGCCGGTCGAGATGGTGGAGGACATGCTCGACGAGGTGGACATGGTGCTGCTCATGACCGTCGAGCCCGGCTTCGGTGGGCAGAAGTTCCTCGACATGGTGCTGCCGAAGATTCGCCGCCTGCGCAAGACCATCGGTGATCGCGACATCTCTATTCAGGTCGACGGCGGGGTGTCCGTCGAAACCATCGAACGCTGCGCAGAGGCCGGGGCGAACGTGTTCGTCGCCGGGTCTGCGGTGTACCGCGAAGATGACTGCGACGCGATGATCGATCAGCTGCGCGCTCTCGCCACAGCCAAGGCCACCGTCTGA
- a CDS encoding PAC2 family protein, translating into MHFEPPTDLRDPAVVIAFSGWNDAANAASDLAERLIEALPGDELQSIDDETYFDFQATRPWVRREADGAWIEWPGIRFRRLRHETRDIIMLVGPEPNLRWRSFCREIVERVKQFSPSITLTIGAMLADTPHSRPFPTGLYAHTDDLRERLGFESSSYSGPTGIIGVLSQALAHAGLPSASLWVSVPHYVSNPPNPKAQLQLLERLETALSVQFDRDDLESAAASWIEAVDELAGQDPDIEEYIGQLEEARDQEVVEENSGERIAEEFEKYLRHRGG; encoded by the coding sequence ATGCACTTCGAGCCACCCACCGATCTTCGTGACCCCGCGGTCGTGATCGCGTTCAGCGGATGGAACGACGCAGCGAACGCGGCAAGCGACTTGGCGGAACGCCTCATCGAGGCATTGCCCGGCGATGAGCTGCAGTCCATCGACGACGAAACCTACTTTGACTTCCAAGCCACCCGCCCATGGGTGCGCCGAGAAGCCGACGGTGCATGGATCGAGTGGCCAGGCATCCGGTTCCGCAGGCTCCGGCACGAGACCCGCGACATCATCATGCTCGTCGGCCCCGAACCGAACCTGCGCTGGCGAAGCTTCTGCCGCGAGATTGTGGAACGCGTCAAGCAGTTCTCCCCCAGCATCACTCTCACCATCGGGGCCATGCTCGCGGATACACCGCACTCCCGGCCCTTCCCCACCGGCCTCTACGCACATACCGACGACCTGCGTGAGCGCTTGGGCTTCGAGTCATCGTCGTACTCCGGGCCGACGGGCATCATCGGTGTGCTCAGCCAGGCCCTCGCGCACGCCGGGCTGCCGTCGGCGTCGCTGTGGGTATCGGTGCCCCACTACGTGTCCAACCCACCGAACCCCAAGGCGCAGCTGCAGCTTCTCGAGCGCCTCGAGACTGCGCTCAGCGTGCAGTTCGACCGCGACGATCTGGAATCAGCGGCCGCATCCTGGATCGAGGCGGTGGATGAACTCGCGGGCCAAGACCCGGATATCGAGGAATACATCGGGCAGCTCGAGGAAGCACGCGACCAAGAGGTGGTCGAAGAAAACTCCGGCGAACGCATCGCAGAGGAGTTCGAGAAGTACCTACGCCACCGCGGCGGCTAA